In Chryseobacterium oranimense, a single window of DNA contains:
- a CDS encoding phage integrase SAM-like domain-containing protein — protein MATKFFIRVKTGIKSTIYFRYNKGREFEVTLKTPYSINPKNWDDENECYNTSGIKKNPKTPLEKNLITEISLLNNNLALLKSEVSIFLTNNTNASKEDIKDFYNKKYFPEKEKPKPLKTAIPIIFSDFIDYYIKEKSRRIEGKQDPMTEATSKKLTTIKNRIILFDKKLSVKDINDDFRDDLTEWMQREKYSSSTIIKDLKYIKTVCSLASKKKIDINSEVLHWEFMKVKQTYTPPILSLSELKQIQTTIYPHDYLENAKDWIIIGFYTGARVSDLLSFDTSNITDGNILKFSQKKIQNQTNDAEEYIWLHSEVLKVLEKRNNQFPRKISDVKLNLYIKEVCKIAGLTQKMIGGIKNKEQGGRGKKIIKEYEKWELVTTHIFRRSFVTNFIEILGKENIKTQTGHKTDDMVNLYNKTEKLEKARRVGEKMEAALKIS, from the coding sequence ATGGCTACAAAATTTTTTATTCGGGTAAAAACAGGAATAAAGTCTACAATTTACTTTCGCTATAATAAAGGGAGAGAATTTGAAGTAACTTTAAAAACTCCCTACTCTATCAATCCTAAAAATTGGGATGATGAAAATGAATGTTATAATACAAGCGGAATTAAAAAAAATCCAAAAACTCCATTAGAAAAAAACCTCATCACCGAAATTTCACTATTAAACAACAATCTTGCATTGTTAAAATCTGAAGTCTCTATTTTCCTAACAAACAATACAAATGCTAGCAAAGAAGATATTAAGGATTTTTATAATAAAAAATATTTTCCGGAAAAGGAAAAACCGAAACCGCTTAAAACTGCAATTCCAATAATATTCTCTGATTTTATAGATTATTATATTAAAGAAAAGAGCAGACGAATAGAGGGTAAACAAGATCCAATGACCGAAGCTACAAGTAAAAAATTAACAACTATTAAAAATAGAATCATATTATTTGATAAAAAACTATCTGTAAAAGATATAAATGATGATTTCAGAGATGATTTAACCGAATGGATGCAGCGGGAAAAATATAGTTCAAGTACAATTATAAAAGACCTGAAATATATTAAAACCGTTTGTAGTCTTGCTTCAAAAAAGAAAATAGATATAAATAGTGAGGTGTTACATTGGGAGTTTATGAAAGTCAAACAAACTTACACACCCCCTATTTTATCACTTTCAGAATTAAAACAAATACAAACGACTATATACCCTCATGATTATTTAGAAAATGCAAAAGATTGGATTATTATAGGATTCTATACAGGAGCACGGGTTTCAGATTTATTGAGCTTTGACACATCAAATATTACTGATGGTAATATTTTAAAATTCAGTCAAAAGAAAATCCAAAACCAGACAAATGATGCAGAAGAATATATTTGGTTACACTCAGAAGTATTGAAGGTTTTAGAAAAAAGAAATAATCAATTCCCTCGTAAAATTTCAGATGTCAAGTTAAATCTTTATATTAAAGAAGTATGCAAAATTGCAGGGTTAACTCAAAAAATGATAGGAGGAATAAAAAACAAAGAACAAGGGGGACGAGGGAAAAAAATAATTAAAGAATATGAAAAATGGGAGCTTGTTACAACACACATTTTTCGCCGTTCTTTTGTTACTAATTTCATTGAAATATTAGGCAAAGAAAATATCAAAACACAAACAGGACACAAAACTGACGACATGGTAAATTTGTATAATAAAACCGAAAAATTAGAAAAGGCAAGACGAGTTGGTGAAAAAATGGAAGCAGCTTTGAAAATAAGTTAA
- a CDS encoding tyrosine-type recombinase/integrase gives MLEKYLQYLQLEKRYSPHTITSYRKDLEDFSHFYLKTEASEDISKADKKTIRNFIVELSENHISKRSINRKLSSLRSFYLFLLKIGEIKVSPTESIPSLKFYAEKQIPVSQEEMQMLSDRVLANQSDPLEKCIIEVLYQTGMRKAELCGLMFEDVNLNGNELKVIGKGNKERFIPISHELSDLLRSYLEVRKPNSEHQSYFFVNQKGKKLNEKFVYVVVNKYLSLVTTKEKRSPHILRHSFATHVLDNGAEISKVKKILGHSSLASTQVYTNANIEQLKKVFNQAHPRASKKEEL, from the coding sequence ATGTTAGAAAAGTATTTACAATATTTACAGCTCGAAAAGAGGTATTCGCCTCACACCATTACAAGCTACAGGAAAGATCTTGAAGATTTTTCCCATTTCTATCTTAAAACAGAAGCTTCCGAGGATATTTCCAAAGCAGACAAAAAAACAATCAGGAATTTTATTGTCGAGTTGAGTGAAAACCATATTTCAAAAAGGAGCATCAACAGGAAACTGTCCTCACTCCGGAGTTTTTATTTATTTCTTTTAAAAATAGGCGAAATTAAAGTTTCCCCCACCGAAAGTATACCCTCGCTTAAGTTTTATGCTGAAAAACAGATTCCTGTCTCTCAGGAAGAAATGCAGATGCTTAGTGATCGTGTTCTGGCCAACCAGTCTGATCCCCTTGAAAAATGCATTATTGAAGTTCTTTATCAGACCGGAATGCGTAAAGCTGAGCTTTGTGGCCTGATGTTTGAGGATGTAAACCTGAACGGAAACGAGCTTAAGGTAATAGGAAAAGGAAATAAAGAACGTTTTATTCCAATCTCCCATGAGCTGTCGGATCTGTTAAGAAGTTACCTGGAAGTAAGGAAACCCAACAGCGAACATCAATCATATTTTTTTGTCAATCAGAAGGGCAAAAAACTCAATGAAAAATTTGTTTATGTGGTAGTTAATAAGTACCTTAGTCTTGTAACAACGAAAGAAAAAAGAAGTCCTCACATCCTTCGGCATAGCTTTGCTACACACGTTTTGGATAATGGGGCGGAGATCTCCAAAGTAAAAAAAATATTAGGGCATTCCAGTCTTGCCAGTACTCAAGTCTATACGAATGCCAATATTGAACAATTGAAAAAAGTGTTTAATCAGGCTCACCCTCGAGCATCTAAAAAAGAAGAATTATGA
- a CDS encoding HPF/RaiA family ribosome-associated protein produces MKITVQSIGLTPHEPLESHIDKKVSKLETFYDKIHECKVFLKVENNSDKSNKTAELILAVPGDDIVVKKTSETFEESLDLCVDTAKKLLIKKKEMA; encoded by the coding sequence ATGAAGATCACAGTTCAATCAATTGGTTTAACTCCACACGAACCATTGGAATCACACATTGACAAAAAAGTAAGCAAACTGGAAACCTTTTATGATAAAATTCATGAGTGTAAGGTGTTCTTAAAAGTTGAAAATAACTCGGACAAAAGTAACAAAACCGCTGAACTTATTTTAGCCGTTCCAGGGGATGATATTGTAGTGAAAAAGACATCTGAAACTTTTGAAGAAAGTTTGGACCTGTGTGTTGATACCGCTAAAAAGCTATTAATCAAGAAAAAAGAAATGGCATAG
- the rpsU gene encoding 30S ribosomal protein S21, translated as MLIIPVKDGESIDRALKKYKRKFDKTGTVRQLRARQQFIKPSVTLRQARLKAAYKQRGLSKEEQA; from the coding sequence ATGTTAATAATTCCAGTAAAAGATGGTGAATCCATCGACAGAGCTTTAAAAAAATATAAAAGAAAATTTGATAAAACGGGTACAGTTCGTCAATTAAGAGCTAGACAGCAGTTTATTAAGCCTTCTGTAACTTTAAGACAAGCTAGACTAAAGGCCGCTTACAAACAAAGAGGTCTTAGCAAGGAAGAGCAGGCTTAA
- a CDS encoding HAMP domain-containing histidine kinase, giving the protein MSLKRKIALTISIAFSLLFAMVMAVIYMSFNDFRRDEFKERFRQRLEFTSHFISKSRNFEEEAPIFFNENSDNILLNETILIFNSDKELIYSTIKDRNVTWDSNLLKDLDEKKIIYTEKTVPEIYAALRNINGKNYYILTSAFDSNGKSKLEYLKYLLITAYVMSTLLIGFFSYSFMGQFLRPLEDLNKEISEVTAHKLTTQIPVQESDDEINVLAKSFNTMIARLDDVFQSQKDFTASASHEIRTPITRMAFQLENLIKFEKHSPETLASLKQIQKDVYQLSDLTNSLLLLTKFDKENIQSIYEEVRIDEVIFEAFEAVEKSYPALKLDFLISEDTSENGLLTIGGIQSLLVIVFINLFKNAAVYSDDAEVDVLITETNDQLTVDVTSHGNTIPEEEQAKLFEAFMRGHNSQNISGSGLGLRIVKRILEYHNAKIKYSAPADHTNNFSIIFNKHFD; this is encoded by the coding sequence ATGTCATTAAAAAGGAAGATTGCATTAACAATAAGTATAGCTTTTTCCCTGCTTTTTGCAATGGTGATGGCAGTTATTTATATGTCCTTTAACGATTTCAGAAGAGATGAGTTCAAAGAGCGGTTCAGGCAGCGCCTTGAATTTACTTCACACTTCATTTCAAAATCCAGAAATTTTGAAGAAGAGGCTCCTATTTTTTTTAATGAAAATTCAGACAATATCCTCCTTAATGAAACGATTTTGATTTTCAATAGTGATAAGGAGTTGATCTACAGTACGATTAAAGACCGGAATGTTACCTGGGACAGCAATCTTCTTAAAGATTTGGATGAAAAGAAGATTATATACACTGAAAAAACAGTGCCTGAGATCTATGCAGCACTTCGAAACATTAATGGTAAAAATTATTATATCCTTACCAGTGCATTTGATTCCAACGGAAAATCCAAGCTTGAATATCTGAAATACCTTCTGATTACTGCTTATGTGATGAGTACCCTTCTGATAGGCTTTTTCAGCTACTCTTTTATGGGCCAGTTCCTGCGTCCGTTAGAAGATCTGAATAAAGAGATTTCAGAAGTTACAGCCCATAAACTGACCACACAGATTCCTGTTCAGGAGTCTGATGACGAGATCAACGTTCTGGCAAAGTCTTTTAATACAATGATTGCAAGACTGGATGACGTATTTCAGTCGCAGAAAGATTTTACAGCAAGTGCATCGCATGAGATCAGGACGCCCATCACGAGAATGGCGTTCCAGCTGGAAAACCTGATCAAGTTTGAAAAACATTCTCCTGAAACACTGGCTTCCCTGAAGCAAATTCAAAAAGATGTCTATCAGCTTTCCGATCTTACCAATTCTCTTTTGCTGCTTACAAAATTCGATAAGGAAAATATCCAGAGTATTTATGAAGAAGTGAGGATTGATGAAGTAATATTTGAAGCTTTCGAGGCAGTAGAAAAAAGTTATCCGGCCCTCAAGCTTGATTTTCTTATCTCTGAAGATACTTCGGAAAACGGACTTCTCACAATAGGCGGCATCCAGTCTCTGTTGGTGATTGTCTTTATCAACCTTTTTAAAAATGCAGCCGTCTATTCGGATGATGCGGAAGTGGATGTTTTAATAACAGAAACCAACGACCAGTTAACAGTTGATGTCACTTCCCATGGCAATACCATTCCTGAAGAGGAACAGGCTAAACTGTTTGAAGCTTTTATGAGAGGGCATAATTCTCAGAATATTTCCGGTTCAGGACTTGGTCTTAGGATTGTTAAGAGAATCCTTGAATACCACAACGCAAAAATCAAATATTCTGCTCCGGCTGATCATACCAATAATTTCAGCATTATTTTTAATAAACATTTTGACTGA
- a CDS encoding response regulator transcription factor, with protein sequence MNILLLEDDLILSAELCRFLESNSFTCDKIYDGETFLRQIKNNTYDLYLLDINVPKINGLDVCQTIRSFDKNTPIIIISAYGDISDKKDAFTRLADDYLVKPFQFEELLLRMNSLLRRKTPSDTADQDIIRVDDLIINKTEQKVYRAGNEIVLTLKEFQLLVYLAEAQGRTVSKQQITEHVWEHNFNTNTNTVEVYINFLRKKIDKDFKLKLIHTRSGFGYYLSPL encoded by the coding sequence ATGAATATTCTTTTATTGGAAGACGACCTCATTCTTTCCGCGGAACTCTGCAGGTTCCTGGAATCAAACAGCTTTACCTGTGATAAGATCTATGACGGCGAAACCTTTCTCCGCCAGATTAAGAACAATACGTATGACCTGTACTTGCTTGATATCAATGTTCCGAAGATAAACGGATTGGATGTCTGCCAGACGATTCGTTCTTTTGATAAAAATACCCCTATCATCATTATTTCGGCTTATGGAGATATTTCGGATAAAAAAGATGCTTTTACAAGGCTTGCTGATGATTATCTGGTAAAGCCTTTCCAGTTTGAGGAACTTCTGTTGAGGATGAATTCGCTGTTAAGGAGAAAAACCCCGTCTGATACTGCAGATCAGGACATTATCAGAGTAGATGATCTTATCATCAACAAAACTGAACAGAAAGTGTATAGAGCAGGTAACGAAATTGTGCTTACCCTTAAAGAATTTCAGCTGTTGGTTTACCTCGCCGAAGCGCAGGGCAGAACGGTTTCCAAGCAGCAGATCACAGAACATGTGTGGGAACATAATTTTAATACCAACACCAATACAGTAGAAGTCTATATCAATTTTCTAAGAAAAAAGATCGATAAGGATTTTAAACTTAAACTCATCCATACCCGCTCAGGTTTCGGGTATTACTTAAGCCCGTTGTAA